The genomic region caaagttggacaatcttttaggaggggcactaagtttgacattgtctcccctttggaagccaatgccatccttgatgcccgggcgtctcccattataaagcatgctacgagcaaatttaaatttctcattttctaagttgtgctcagcaattttagcatctagttttgctatatgatcattttgttgtttaattaaagtcatatgatcatgaatagccttgatatcaacatctctacatctagtacaaatagatacatgctcgacaatagatgtagagagtttgcaagaattaagttcaacaatcttagcatgaagaatatcatttttatctctaagattggaaatggtagcattgcaaacatctagttctttagccttagcaattaaatcttcattttctactttaaggctagcaagagaaatgtttaattcttcaatcctagcaagcaaatcatcattattatctctaggattgggaattgaaacattgcaaacatgtgaatcaaccttagcatttaaactagcattttcatgtctaaggttgtcaatcatctcacggcaagtgcttagctcactagataacttttcacatttctcaatttcaagagcataagcctttttaaccttaacatgtttcttgttttctttaattagacaatcctcttgggaatccaaaaggtcatccttttcatgaatagcactaactaattcatttaatttttccttttgagctatgttaatgttggcaaaaagggaacgcaaattatcttcctcatcactagcattatcatcactagaagattcatatttagtggaggagttagatttaacctttttccgtttgccgtcctttgccatgaggcacttgtggccgacgttgggaaagaggagtcccttggtgacggcgatgttggcggcgtcctcgtcgtcggaggagtcgcttgagctttcatcggaatcccattcccgacaaacatgggcatcgctgcccttcttcttgtagtacctcttcttctcctttcttctccccttcttgtcgtcgcctcggtcactgtcactagatatgggacatttagcaataaaatgaccgggcttaccacatttgtagcaaacctttttggagcgggacttgtagtctttccctctcctttgcttgaggatttggcggaagcttttgatgacgagcgccatttcctcattgtcgagcttggaggcgtctattggttgtcgacttggtgtagcctcctccttcttttcttccgtcgccttgaatgcgacgggttgagcttcggatgtggtaggttcgtcaagctcgttgatctttctcgagccttcgatcatgcactcaaaacttacaaaatgcccgataacttcctcgggggtcattttagtgtatctagaattaccacgaattaattgaacttgagtggggttaaggaaaataagagatcttagaataaccttaaccacctcgtggtcgtcccactttacactcccgaggttgcgcacttggttcaccaaggtcttgagccggttgtacatgtgttgtggctcctcccctttgcgaagccggaaccgaccgagttccccctcgatcgtttcccgcttggtgatcttggtgagctcatctccctcgtgcgcggttttgagtacatcccaaacctccttggcgctcttcaacccttgcactttattatactcctctctacttaaagaggcgaggagtatcgttgtcgcttgagagttgaagtgctcgatttgggccacctcatcctcatcatagtccttatcccctaccgatggtacctgtgcaccaaactcaacaacatcccatatacttttgtggagtgaggttagatgaaatcgcattaaatcactccacctagcataatcttcaccatcaaaagttggtggtttgcctaaagggacggaaagtaaaggtgcatgtttagaaatgcgagggtaatgtaggggaatcttactaaacttcttacgctcttggcgtttagaagttacggagggcgcatcggagccggaggtcgatgttgatgaagtgtcggtctcgtagtagaccactttcctcatcctcttttgcttgtccccactccgatgcggcttgtgggaagaagatttttccttcttctctttatggtgagaagaagatttcttctccttccctttgttggaggagatcttcttcttctccctcctcttggtgcgggactcttccgatgaagtgctcccttggcttgtagtgggcttttcgccggtctccatctccttcttggcgtgatctcccgacatcacttcgagcggttaggctctaatgaagcaccaggctctgataccaattgaaagtcgcctagagggggggggggtgaatagggcgaaactgaaatttacaaatataaacacaactacaagccgggttagcgttagtaataaggaaacgagtccgcgagagagggcgcaaaacaaatcccaagcgaataagcaagtgagacacggagatttgttttaccgaggttcggttcttgcaaacctactccccgttgaggaggccacaaaggccgggtctctttcaacccttccctctctcaaacgatccacggatcgagtgagctttctcttctcaatcacttggaacacaaagttcccgcaaggaccaccacaagattggtgtctcttgcctcaattacaagtgagtttgattgcaaagaaagaatcaagaataaagaaagcaatccaagcgcaagagctcgaaagaacacaagcaaatcactctctctagtcactatggtgttgtgtggaatttggagaggatttgatctctttggtgtgtctagaattgaatgctagagctcttgtagtagttgggaagtggaaaacttggatgcaatgaatggtggggtggttggggtatttatagccccaacaaccaaaagtggccgttgggaggctgtctgttcgatggcgcaccggacagtccggtgcctcctgccacgtcacactgccgttggattctgaccgttggagcttctgacttgtgggcccgcctgggtgtccggtgcacaccggacatgtactgttccttgtccggtgtgccggaatgggcgcgcctgacatctgcgcgcgctgcgcgcgcatttaatgcgccgcaggtagccgttggcgcggaggtagccgttgctccggagtcgcaccggacagtccggtgcacaccggacagtccggtgaattatagcggactagccgttggagtttcccgaagctggcgagttcctgaggctgctccttcgtggcgcaccggacactgtccggtgtacaccggacagtccagtgaattatagcgcgagagcctttggaaattcccgaaggtgtcgagtttgagctggagtcctctggtgcaccggacactgtccagtgtacaccggacagtccggtgctcccagaccagagagccttcggttcccacttggctcctttgttgaatccaaaacttggtccttttattggctgagtgtgaaccttttacacctgtgtaatctatacacttgggcaaacttagttagtccaaatgtttgtgttgggcaattcaaccaccaaaattaattagggactaggtgtaagcctaattccctttcaccaacgGCAAGTGGGGCACCAGACAGGGCACCGAATTGTCCGTTGTGTCGTAGAGAAGCAACAACTTTTGTCCAATGGCTAGTttcgagttggggcctatatatatacttcatccaaccaaccatttgaaggtgtgggagcccaagctctaggtgctttgcgaagtgtttaggttagttagaccgcttatatgcttgctctaggtgaatcttagttagttgagtgagtttagaaaaacccacaaaacccctcgactcttgtgtgagccgttgtaattgtaccgagtgggacgagagtcttgcgagacaatGACAATTGAGTCTGTGTCATGACAAccatcgtgtaccggagggaacgaggctcgcgacgtttcggtcggaagctcgatagtggagacggtggggaACGTCCGAGAGAAGCCAGAAGCTGAGCattacttgcgtgtggagaaggcccatggctctctacggagttactcgaccatggTGCTTGCCCCTCGCATGGGCTACccttttgcgtaggggcaccaacgaggattagtcgggaccttgcgtggttccagatacctcgataaaaataccggcgtcatccacgagagtttggttTCTCTATTAGCTCTTTAATCTTCCGCAATTACTAGCTCTCTCTACTTAAGTTGCAATCTTTACTATTCTTGGTGTAGAATATATAGGATTGGAGCATAGGTTACATAActccttttgcggtagagatagcaacacatagacaaaacctagtttgcacattctagattgtttatttgcataggttttgttctagggatttatttgtggcctagttaagAAAGAAGTTTTtataagtcctaattcaccccttaGGCGTCACCGTTTCCTACAACCTCCTTGATCATGGCATGTGATGTGATCGACTAGACCAAGTGTGTTAGTTGATCCTATGTAAATGCATGCATGTGGTTAATGTTGTGTACCTATTTAAGTACCTAAAACATATATGTCTTCACTCCTTTATTTGGCATGAAGTTTACTATCATGTCATTTATCATAGTGGTTTAGTTTCTTAACTTCATAAGAAACTAGAATAACAGGGTTACATTCACATAAAGGTGAGTACATCAAGACCATCCATACAATAATATGATTACTTAAACAAGAACATGAAGCCGATAAACATTATCAAAGCAAAAAAGTTCCCACTATATAGTTGTCTTGCTTTTCTAGCTCAATTATCTTGCTCATGTTACCATTCATCTTGTTCAAAGCAACAATAATGTCCTAATTTTTAGTCACATATGACTACTTGTACTCGCTCCTCTTGAGCACAATCAAACCTGCCCCTTTCATCATGCCATCTATCTTCAACTTCATGATGTAGTCATCCATTCACATGACAAATTTGCGTTGTTTAAGAACCTAAACCAACAAGTTAAACTAAATTAGCACCTACACATGGCATCAACCGAACTAATGTAGCCGTGACCACAATCAAATGGGAAAGGGAACATCACTACAAAGAGGACATACCTTTCCTAGTTGTGGCTTGCTCTCACACTTCACAAACTCCTGGCTATAGTTGTTATGCTTCGACCTTTTACATCTAAGCGTCACTAATGACTCCAACTTGGACACTTAGGATAGCGGGTGAGTGGCACTGACATGCACGTACCTAGGCCATCCAACGCTAAAGTTGAAAGAGCTACTCACACATGACATTACCATGGAGGAGTGCCAGTGGATGGAGGAGCATGGAGGGGATGCCAGTTGTGCGAAATTCCAAAGCGGGAAACCATGATGACCGGAGTTGTAGCCTGTCATCTCGACCAGTTCCAAAGTGAGTATCACCATCGTGGGGAGGAGACATCAGTTGTGGGGAGAGGGAAAGCCAACGAGGGTAGTAGAACCACTGTCACCATCGCTAGAAACTCCAGAGCGACGAGCGCTAGTGCGGGAACGTGTGTGGAGGGGGTGTAGCTGTGGTAAAGGTCATCACGGGGAGAAGGGAAGCCATAAATGAAGATTGGAGCCGTGGTCTACTGTCGTGACTAGATCCAAAGCTTCTACCTCCATTTGTGGGGAGATGCAGGGAGGGGATGGCTATTGCAGAAGCGTGGAAATCGATGATTTAGAGCGAGGCCATAGCTAACCATTGAGATCAATGTTGGAGCGACATAGGCGACACGAGACCGGAGGAGGGAAGAGCGGTGGCATGGGGAGTGCTGGCGGAGAGCGCTAATAGGGATCGACATCTACTTCGATTTGACTCAAATGAGGAACATTTGGATGTTTAGGGTTTAGAGTTTAGACTTTTGTTTAGACCTTGTTTgtttgtgccggattggtgggtcgtaACGATTTCTAACTagattacttctctaatttatataaactttgattagctgtaaCGATTCCGGATGTAAGCCGACAGAAACGACAAGCCCTTAGGGCGGTACATTCCAACTTAACATAAAACACCCCTCTCACAACCAGACCCCACCGCTGCCACGTCCACGTGCGCCGCACACGCGGGAAAGGGGACTCTACAACACGCATCGCCCCGAGCCGAGCCCTCTCGCTTCCCTTTTATACCCCTTGCCACGCGCATTCCCCTCTCCACTGCCAGCTCCGGTCcgcagagggagggaggaggacgCCAGTTGCCACTGCCGCGCCGCTCCCGCCTCCCTCTCTCCATCCGACGAGCTCGAGAAGCCACCATGATCTCCGCGCGCACCGCCGCAGCTTCCCCCGCCTCCCTGGTACGTTCCACGAGCAGCCTAAAGCCCTAACCACCTTCTAGTTTCTACAGCACCTTCCCTCAGCTAGCGATTCCCGGTGCTCCGCGCGCCGGGCATCGCAATTGCGGCTGCTCTCCTCTTCCATCCAGCCGAAGCTGCCACCTGACTATGTGagctttgtgtgtgtgtgtgtgcctgTTTATTCTCCGCAGTGGAAGCGGGGAGGACAAAGTGAGGGCGGCGGCAGTTGCGACGGATGTCGGACCTACAGGAACACTTTGCGGAGGGCCGCAGCAGCGAAGGTGCGTGCCTTGCCGTCGAGGGCGGTGGAGGCGGTCAAAATGGGCTCCGCCGCGGAGGTGGAGCAGGAGGAGGCGGAGGTAGCCGCGGCCGCGGACGGCGTCGTCGTCGAGGACCACTACGGCGAGGACAGCGCCACCGAGGAGCTGCCCATCATGCCCTGGGCCTTCTCCGTCGCAAGGTGAGCCGGCTAATCGCGGCAGGGGGTGTGAATTCGGGAATTGGATCTGGATGGGCGGGCGGAGGTCACGATGCGCCGATCTGGGTTTTATTTACTTTTGCTTGTTTGGTTCAGACTCTGGTGGTGATCCGGGTTTGGTAAGGGGTTTCGTCCGCGTGATGCTGACAGCTGACGTGTCTAGGAGTGTAAATGCTTTGGGGCTCTGGCTGTCTAGCTCTACCCCAATCTAATTGCTTGTTCTATTATTAGTGCACGCTTGCTTGACTAGCTGCCTTCACCATTTAGTTTGCCTTTTATTTTAGTTTCAATAATAATTTGTCGAAACGTGCTTCAGCTTAGCTAAGAAGCTCCAGTCTGATATGGTCTAGATTTGTTAAATCACCATATGCCACATGGGAGTTTCTATCAAGTTTCAGTCTCGGAATGTAGTGTTGTAGTATTCTGAATTCAGAATGTTTTTTGGCGCTGATGTAAGAATTCTGGATCGGGTTGGAGTCATACTAATTGCTTGTTTTATTATTAGTGCACCCTTGATTGACTTGCTGCACCGAAGGCAACTTTACCATTTAGTTTGCCTTTTATTTTAGTTTCAATAATAATTTATCGAAATGTGCTTCAGCTTAGCTAAGAAGCTCCAGCCTGATATGGTCTAGATTTGTTAAATCACCATATTTCACATGGGAGTTTCTAGCAAGTTTCTGCCTCGAATGTAGTATTGTAGAATTCTGCATTCAGAATGTTTTTTGGTGTTGATGTAGAATTCTCAATTGGGTTGGAGTCATAGGTGAGCTCATGCTGATTTAGGTCCAGAGTCGTTGAGCAAAGCCGGGAATTGCCTGCTTTGCTTTGGGATTTCCATATTTCATGCAAGTATATTCTAAGCTGGACCACAGGGATACGAATTTGTCTTGTTTCTTCCACTACCCCTTCTACAGTTGGAAATGGATATTAAGCTGGAACCATATTATGGTAATATATTACCAAATTGAATGTCTTTTCTGTGACATCTGGGCTCTAGAATGTTTACCGCTTGTTGCAAGGCTTTTCTTTGAATCTACAACCATAATTCCTTCCAATAGATATGTTTCCTTCAGTTGGTTGAAAAATATGCTGAGCAGTCTTATTTCTACATCAGCGGTTACACCCTCTTGAGGGATCCACATCACAACAAGGGTCTTGCTTTCACGGAGAAGGAGAGGGATGCACACCACTTGCGTGGGCTGCTTCCTCCTGCAGTTGTTCCTCAAGAACTCCAAGTATGGAGCTAGAACAGTATCTGTTGTTATGCTGacctttctttcttctttttactgAAGATCAATTTAATGTGATTTGTAGATTAAGAAGATCATGCACAACCTGCGGCAGTACCAGGTCCCTTTGCAGCGCTATATGGCCATGATGGACCTTCAGGTAACCCCAGTTTATCCTTTCTACTCTCATATGAAAGCTTGTGATGGCCAGCGTAATTGATATGGGATGCTCAGTTATAATGAATGGTTGGTTGCATCATTGTGCTTAACACCTCCTGTTTTCAGGAGAGGAACGAGAGGCTTTTCTACAAGCTTTTAATTGATAACGTGGAGGAGCTGCTTCCTGTGGTTTATACACCAACTGTAGGTGAGGCCTGCCAGAAGTATGGGTCCATCTTTCGACAACCACAGGGTCTGTATGTCAGCTTGAGGGACAAGTATGTTATCCTATGTTTGCTTCAACTTTACAATAATATACAGCTGTCTACCATCTACATATTTGATCTGGACTGACCACGAGGTGCATTCTAGAGGGAAGGTCCTAGAAGTTCTAAGGAACTGGCCACATAGGAACATTCAAGTTATCTGTGTTACTGATGGTGAGCGAATCTTGGGACTTGGAGATTTGGGTTCTCAGGTATGATTGTCTCATTAGTTGCTTATTACTTGAAGGCCTTTGTTTATATTATACTTAATCCTTCTACAGGGAATGGGAATTCCTGTAGGCAAACTTGCTCTATACACTGCTCTTGGAGGAGTTCGTCCATCAGCTGTAAGCGATCATATCGTTTGTCTCCTTTTGGTTGCATCTCTTGTAATGGTCCTGTATGTTTGGTACCAACAAACAACTAAGTTATCTCAATTGGCGAATGCTAAATTATGTGCAGTGTTTGCCTATCACAATCGATGTTGGCACAAATAATGAGAAACTGCTTAATGATGAGTTTTACATTGGACTCCGGCAAAAACGTGCAACTGGCGAGGTATGTAATTGTGTCGAGATTGCTGGGAGTTAGGAATTGGCAAAATATGTGACATGTGACACTTGAGATCTTATCTGTGCATTTTCCATGATGGCAGGAGTATCATGAGCTTATGGAAGAGTTCATGGCTGCTGTTAAGCAAATCTACGGCGAGAAAGTCCTCATTCAGGTGAGTTAGACTCAACATTGTACTTCTGCTATGTCAGATCAATTTACTCTTTATCCCAAAATGTAACACTGTAAAATTTGGACAGTTTGAGGACTTCGCGAATCATAATGCTTTTAATTTGCTTGCAAAATATAGCAAGAGCCATCTTGTTTTCAATGATGACATCCAGGTAAATGGAACCCCCCAtggttttttatttttatttttaccgATACCAGGGGGGCAACCTTAATTAGTTGGGATCATCATCCTTCAGTTTACTGCCTTTTGTGATTGTACTGATTTGGAAATATGAATTTTTGCAGGGCACAGCATCAGTGGTCCTTGCAGGTTTGTTAGCAGCACTCAAGGTGGTTGGTGGGACCTTGGCAGAGCACACTTATTTATTCCTTGGTGCTGGGGAGGTTAGTTAAAACATGTCCTGGTGAACTGTTATTTCCTTTGTCACCAACTGTCGAAGCCTACTATAACTAGTATCTTTTGAATTGAGATTGTGACCATTAGTAAGAATCTTTTTTGGTTGAGGAAAGTAGACCCATAGATAAGATTCTGATAATGTATTTGATTTCAGGCTGGAACTGGTATTGCAGAACTCATTGCTCTTGAGATTTCAAAACAGGTAACTAAGCTACATAGTTTTAGTATCTGAATGTGTGGTAGGTTTCCTTAGTCCTAGTTCTTACTCATACATGTATTGGTTGGATCAATTTATAGACGTCGGCTCCAATTGAAGAGTGCCGCAAGAAGATTTGGTTGGTGGACTCAAAGGTGTGTAACCAAAGGAAAATGTGTTGTTTCTAGTGCAACATTTGCTGACCTGTTTATCTGACGTCCTAACACGATATTTTGTATATAGGGTTTGATTGTTGACTCTCGTAAAAACTCCGTTCAGTCATTCAAAAAACCTTGGGCACATGAGCATGAGCCCTTGACAACTTTGTACGATGCTGTTCAGGTAGTCACGATCACGTGCATTTAAGATTGTGCTGAGCAGCTGCTGCCTTCACTTAAAAGCTGTCATGTTTGTGCTGTTTCCATAAAAAAAAAAGAA from Zea mays cultivar B73 chromosome 6, Zm-B73-REFERENCE-NAM-5.0, whole genome shotgun sequence harbors:
- the LOC109939197 gene encoding NADP-dependent malic enzyme, chloroplastic isoform X1, which codes for MISARTAAASPASLWKRGGQSEGGGSCDGCRTYRNTLRRAAAAKVRALPSRAVEAVKMGSAAEVEQEEAEVAAAADGVVVEDHYGEDSATEELPIMPWAFSVASGYTLLRDPHHNKGLAFTEKERDAHHLRGLLPPAVVPQELQIKKIMHNLRQYQVPLQRYMAMMDLQERNERLFYKLLIDNVEELLPVVYTPTVGEACQKYGSIFRQPQGLYVSLRDKGKVLEVLRNWPHRNIQVICVTDGERILGLGDLGSQGMGIPVGKLALYTALGGVRPSACLPITIDVGTNNEKLLNDEFYIGLRQKRATGEEYHELMEEFMAAVKQIYGEKVLIQFEDFANHNAFNLLAKYSKSHLVFNDDIQGTASVVLAGLLAALKVVGGTLAEHTYLFLGAGEAGTGIAELIALEISKQTSAPIEECRKKIWLVDSKGLIVDSRKNSVQSFKKPWAHEHEPLTTLYDAVQSIKPTVLIGTSGVGRTFTKEVVEAMASFNERPIIFSLSNPTSHSECTAEEAYNWTQGRVIFASGSPFDPVEYDGKVFVPGQSNNAYIFPGFGLGLVISGAIRVHEDMLLAASEALAAQATQENFDKGSIFPPFTNIRKISARIAAAVAAKAYELGTHVPSVLLCSADTIPHLGVHHTVTSLCRFGDPSASPKGPGEICTELHVHSCLP
- the LOC109939197 gene encoding NADP-dependent malic enzyme, chloroplastic isoform X2 — encoded protein: MISARTAAASPASLWKRGGQSEGGGSCDGCRTYRNTLRRAAAAKVRALPSRAVEAVKMGSAAEVEQEEAEVAAAADGVVVEDHYGEDSATEELPIMPWAFSVASGYTLLRDPHHNKGLAFTEKERDAHHLRGLLPPAVVPQELQIKKIMHNLRQYQVPLQRYMAMMDLQERNERLFYKLLIDNVEELLPVVYTPTVGEACQKYGSIFRQPQGLYVSLRDKGKVLEVLRNWPHRNIQVICVTDGERILGLGDLGSQGMGIPVGKLALYTALGGVRPSACLPITIDVGTNNEKLLNDEFYIGLRQKRATGEEYHELMEEFMAAVKQIYGEKVLIQFEDFANHNAFNLLAKYSKSHLVFNDDIQGTASVVLAGLLAALKVVGGTLAEHTYLFLGAGEAGTGIAELIALEISKQTSAPIEECRKKIWLVDSKGLIVDSRKNSVQSFKKPWAHEHEPLTTLYDAVQSIKPTVLIGTSGVGRTFTKEVVEAMASFNERPIIFSLSNPTSHSECTAEEAYNWTQGRVIFASGSPFDPVEYDGKVFVPGQSNNAYIFPGFGLGLVISGAIRVHEDMLLAASEALAAQATQENFDKGSIFPPFTNIRKISARIAAAVAAKAYELGLATRLPPPRDLVKYAQSCMYTPVYRNYR